The genomic region GCTCAACGGCGTCGCGATCGAGCGCAACAGGCAGGCGCTGGCCTGGGGCCGGCTCGCCTTCGCCGATCCGGAGTTTTTGCCGAGGGCCGACGGTGCTGCGGCCAACGTACCCGAAACGCTGGCCCAGGTGATCGCGCGCCGCGCCGACTTCCTCAGGGAGTATCAGGACGCGGCTTACGCCGCGCGCTATCGGGCGACAATCGACCGCGTGCGGCGCGCAGAATCGGCGCTGGGCAGCAGCCGCGAACAAGGTGCGCCCCCTCTCCCGCTTGCGGGGGAGGGTCGGGGTGGGGGTTTCTCCACGAGTCACATCGCCGAGAGAGCCCCCACCCGTAGCGCATCTGTCGATGCGCTACGGCCTCCCCCGCAAGCGGGAGAGGCGGACCGAGTTCGCGGCGAGGCCAAACTCCCGCTCACCGACGCCGTGGCTCGGTCGCTGTTCAAGCTGATGGCCTACAAGGACGAATATGAGGTGGCGCGGCTGCATATGCAGTCGGGCTTCCTCGACGTGCTCAGCCAGGAGTTCGATGGCGACTTCACGGTGCAATATCACCTTGCGCCGCCGTTCCTCCCGGCGCGGCGCGACGCACGGGGACGGCCGAAGAAGCGTGCGTTCGGCCAATGGATCCAGACGCCGCTGCGGTTGCTCGCGCGCCTCAAGGGGCTGCGCGGTACGGCGTTCGACGTGTTCGGTTACACCGCGGAGCGCCGCGCCGAGCGCGAGCTGATCCCCTGGTATGAGGCGCTGATCGAGACCATGCTCGGCAGGCTCGACAAGACACGGCTGCCCGATCTCGTCGCGCTGGCGAAGGCGCCGATGGAGATCCGCGGCTATGGGCCAGTAAAGGACGCCGCGATCGAAAAGACCAGGGCGGAGGTCGCGCGGCTGACCGCGCGACTTGCCTCCGCCCCGTCAGACCAAGGCGACGGCTCAGGCCGCCGCGCGGCGCTTGGCAGGTGATATCAGGCCGACCACGACGGTCGCGAGCACCGCCACGACGATGTTGAGCAGCAGCGCGCCGAGCCCGACATAGAAGCTGTAGCTGGAATCGCCGAGCGAGATGCTGGCGAGCGGCTTCAGCCCGTTGCTCCACGCCGTATACGTGCCCCAGCCGATGCCGACCGCCCAGCCGAGCAGCAGGCCTTCAGCGCGGAACCAGACGGTGAACAGCCCGAACACCAGCGCCGGCAGCGTCTGCACGATCCAGAGGCCGCCGAGCAGTTGCAGGTCGAGCGCATATTGCGTCGGCAGGAACAGGATGAAGGCGAGCGCGCCGACCTTGACCACCAGCGAGGTGATCTTCGCCACCGACGCCTCGCCCGCATGCGAGATGTCCGGATTGACATAGGACTTCCAGACATTGCGCGTGAACAGATTGGCGGCGCCGATGCTCATCACCGCCGCCGGCACCAAGGCGCCGATCGCGATCGCCGAGAACGCAAAGCCCGCGAACCACTCGGGGAACAGCGTCTTGAACAGCATCGGCACCACGTCGTTCGGTGACGTCACCTTGATATTGGCGGCATAGGCCATGTAGCCGAGCAGCGCGATCAGGCCGAGCAAGAGCGTATAGGCCGGCAGCAGGACCGCGTTCTTGCGGATGGTATCCGCCGACTTCGAGGCGAAGATGCCGGTCAGCGTGTGCGGATACATGAAGGCCGCGAGCGCCGAGCCGAGCGCCAGCGTCGCATAGGGCAGATATTGTGAAGGCTTCAACGTCAGGCCGGTGGCGCCGCCCTTCGCCGTGAAGGCGTCGTTGGCCGCCGCGAACACCGCGCCGTAGCCGCCGAGCTTTGCCGGCACCACGACCACGGCGGTCAGCACCACGATGTAGATCATGATGTCCTTGACGAAGGCGATCAGCGCCGGCGCCCGCAGGCCGGAGCTATAGGTATAGAGCGCGAGGATGACGAAGGCGGCGATGATCGGCAGCTCGCCTGACAGCCCCATCGCCTTGATCACGACCTCCATGCCGATCAGCTGCAGCGCGATGTAGGGCATGGTCGCGACCAGGCCGGTCAGCGCCACCGCGAGCTCGAGCGCGCGCGAGCCATAGGCGCCGTGGACGACATCGGCAGCGGTGACGTAGCCATTGGCATGCGCCTTCTTCCACAGCACCGGCATGACCGCGAACACGAAGGGATAGACGATGATGGTGTAGGGCAGCGCGAAGAAGCCATAGGCGCCGACCGCATAGACCAGCGCCGGCACCGCGATCACGGTGTAGGCGGTGTAGAAATCGCCGCCGACCAGGAACCAGGTGATCCAGGTGCCGAACTGGCGGCCGCCGAGGCCCCATTCATCGAGATGCTCGCTGACCGGGCCGGATTTCCAGCGCGCCGCGAAGAAGCCCATCACGGTGACGAGCGCGAAGAAGAAGATGAAGACGCAGAGCGCCACCCAGGCGATATGATCGGTCATGGCTGTCCCCTCACCGCGTCTCGTCGGCATCAGGCCGGCGGCTGCGATAGACCAGCCAGATCAGGAGCGAGGAGATCGGCACCCAGGCGAGCTGGTACCAGTAGAAGAAGGGAAAGCCGAACAGGGAGGGCTCGACGAAATTATAGAACGGCACCCACAGCAAGCCGATGAACGGCAGCAGCAACAGAATCCACATGGCCTACTCTTTGACGCAAGACACAAGGCGGGAGGTTCCGCTGATCATTGGCAGCGATCCAGGAACCGGTTCGTTGCGTCTAGAATCACGGTTACGGCAATGCGACGCAAAAAGATGTGATCGTCACCTGGCGCATGCCGCCTATTCGGCCTTGATGCCGGCGTCCTTTATCACCTTGCGCCAGCGCGCCTCCTCGCCGGCAAAGTAGCGGTCGAGCTCGGCCGGCGGTGAGGCCACCATCACGAGGCCTTCATTGACGCTGAGCCTCTTGAAGGCCTGCGCCTGCACGGCCTTGGCTGCCGATCTGTTGAGGCGGTCGATGATGTCCGGCGGCGTGTTGGCCGGCGCGTAGAGGCCGTACCAGGATTCGGCGACATAGCCGGATGCGCCGGCTTCCGACACCGTCGGCAATTGCGGGAACGCGGCCGAGCGCTCAGCCGATGTCACCCCGATCGCGCGCAGCTGCCCGGCCTCGACCAGCGAGGCGCAGCTTGCCACCGTGGTGAACATCACCTGGATCTGGCCGCCCATCAGGTCGGTGATGGCGGGCGCCGCGCCCTTGTAGGGAACGGTGGTGAGATTGACACCGGCCATGTGCTTGAACAGTTCGCCGGCGAGATGCGCCGAGGTGCCGGTGCCATAGGTGCCGTAGGACAGCTTTTCCGGATCGGCCTTCGCGGCCGCGATCAGATCGGCAATCGACTTGATCGGCGAAGCCGGATTGACCACGACGACGTTGAACGAGCGCGCCACCAGCGCCACGGGCGCAAAATCCTTGTGCGCGTCATAGGGCAGCTTGCTGTAGAGGCTCGGATTGACCGCGTTGGCGAAGGTCGCCATCAGCAGCGTGTAGCCGTCGGGCGGACTCGTCGCGACACTCTGCGTGCCGATGATGGTGCCCGCCCCCGGCTTGTTCTCGATGATGACGGTGACGCCGAGATCCTTCTGCATCTCCTGCGCCAGCGTCCGCGCCACGACATCGGTGCCGCCGCCCGGCGCGAACGGCACCACGATCTTGACGATGTGATCGGGATAGGCGGCGCGCGCCGGCACGTGCAGCAGGACATTTGCTGCGAGCGCGAACAGGAGTGATGCGAGAAGACGAAGCGGCATGGCAGGCCCCGGCGGCAGACGGTGCCGTCTTGATACACGCGAACGCCATGCAAGGGATGCCGGGCCGTCATGACGCGCAAAAGATGCGCTGTGCTATTAGTCCCGTCATCCTGAGGAGCGCGTAGCGCGTCTCGAAGGATGCACGGCCCGTTCTCTGGCCGATTCATCCTTCGAGGCTCGCTCCGCTCGCACCTCAGGATGACGGACTTGAAGTATCGCGCAACGCCTCACGAATACGGATTGATCAGCTTCTGCTGCTCGGTGGCGTGACGGACCAGGAGGTCGATGAAGGTGCGGACCTTCGCCGAGAGATGATGGCGGTGCGGATAGACTGCGTTCA from Bradyrhizobium elkanii USDA 76 harbors:
- the mctP gene encoding monocarboxylate uptake permease MctP is translated as MTDHIAWVALCVFIFFFALVTVMGFFAARWKSGPVSEHLDEWGLGGRQFGTWITWFLVGGDFYTAYTVIAVPALVYAVGAYGFFALPYTIIVYPFVFAVMPVLWKKAHANGYVTAADVVHGAYGSRALELAVALTGLVATMPYIALQLIGMEVVIKAMGLSGELPIIAAFVILALYTYSSGLRAPALIAFVKDIMIYIVVLTAVVVVPAKLGGYGAVFAAANDAFTAKGGATGLTLKPSQYLPYATLALGSALAAFMYPHTLTGIFASKSADTIRKNAVLLPAYTLLLGLIALLGYMAYAANIKVTSPNDVVPMLFKTLFPEWFAGFAFSAIAIGALVPAAVMSIGAANLFTRNVWKSYVNPDISHAGEASVAKITSLVVKVGALAFILFLPTQYALDLQLLGGLWIVQTLPALVFGLFTVWFRAEGLLLGWAVGIGWGTYTAWSNGLKPLASISLGDSSYSFYVGLGALLLNIVVAVLATVVVGLISPAKRRAAA
- a CDS encoding DUF3311 domain-containing protein, with the translated sequence MWILLLLPFIGLLWVPFYNFVEPSLFGFPFFYWYQLAWVPISSLLIWLVYRSRRPDADETR
- a CDS encoding tripartite tricarboxylate transporter substrate binding protein translates to MPLRLLASLLFALAANVLLHVPARAAYPDHIVKIVVPFAPGGGTDVVARTLAQEMQKDLGVTVIIENKPGAGTIIGTQSVATSPPDGYTLLMATFANAVNPSLYSKLPYDAHKDFAPVALVARSFNVVVVNPASPIKSIADLIAAAKADPEKLSYGTYGTGTSAHLAGELFKHMAGVNLTTVPYKGAAPAITDLMGGQIQVMFTTVASCASLVEAGQLRAIGVTSAERSAAFPQLPTVSEAGASGYVAESWYGLYAPANTPPDIIDRLNRSAAKAVQAQAFKRLSVNEGLVMVASPPAELDRYFAGEEARWRKVIKDAGIKAE